Genomic DNA from Gemmatimonadales bacterium:
TCTGCCCGCGCGGGGCAAACGTGCTGGCTAGTTCGTGCCGGTGGCCGTAGCCTCGATCACTCGGGCGCCCTCCGCGCATGCCGACGTGTTCACGTTCCCGCCGGTTGCCACGATCGTCCACGGTGCTGCGAGCGCCGCCCCAGGCGCCCAGGTGTCCGACCAACCCGCGAGCGCCGAGAAGTCGGGCATTGCGAGTACGACCGCGGTATTGCCGATCCATGCGCGGGTAGCAATCAGCTCGACGAATCGCGGCGTGCCCGTCGTCTGACGATACCGGAACAGTACGGGCGCGGTGTACTCGAGCGCCATCCCGAAGCTCACCTCGAGCCGCTTGTAGTTGCCGCCCAGCGACGCGACGGTCGGAGTCGTGAGCTCCGAGCCAAAGGTGATGGTCCGGGGCGCCAGGGCGTGAAACGACTCGGTCACTGTCCGGCTCATCGGTCCGAAGGCGGTGACGACCCGGAGCTGATGGTAGTCGTTGGGACGCTGCTGCGCAGCGGCCACGCCGAACATCGTCGTCGCCGGTGTGGCCGGCGCCTGGTTGATCATGCCACGGTCGCAGGTCGACCGCGCGAGATAGTACATCTCCTGGAGCAGGCCATGCCCCGCCGTGGCGCCGACAATGGTAAGTGGTGCGGTGGCCGGAGCTACCGCTTCGGCCACGCCGAAGTCGAGGGCAGGTATGGTTGCACCGTTTGCGAGGTTCTGGTCGCGCCGAACGATGATCCGGTCGGTAGCCGCCGGAAGCCCGGCAAAGCGGTACGCGACGAGATCGCGATCGCCGCTGGGCACGCCGGCGACCGTAAACGTTGGAAACAGAGCGGACGGCGCTCCGAAGGCGCCGCCCAGGTTGAGGAGCACCGCCTGCTGACCGGTGAGACCGGTCACCGAGCCGTTGATGATCTTGCTGTTGAGCGGCAACGGTGGGCAGGCCACGATCGGCGCGGCGGTCATCTCGGCGCGGGTCATGAACTGGATGTTGGTGGTGGTCGACGATCCGGCACTCTGCCGCGCGACGTGAGCGAACGCAGCAAGCGGCGAGTAGACCGTGAATCGGAATACGCCCGCTGTGGCGGTCACCGGGGTCCACGGACCGGTGCCGTCGCGATAGGCACCCCAGATCGCGTACGGGCTGCCGCAGTTGCTGAAATCGAAGACTGCGTTGCCGGTGCCCGTGACGGCGGTCACCGAGACCTGAACCGAGGTGACCCTGTCCTGCAGTCCGGCGGCGGTGCCGCGAATCGTCAACGTGTAGGTGCCTGCTGCGAGGCCCGCAGCGGCGATCATCGTGAGCGTCGAGCTGGTCCCTGTGGTTGCGGCCGGATTGAACGATGTCGTTAAACCCACGGGTGCACCTTCGACAGTCAACACTACAGTCCCGGCAAACCCCGCAGTCCTGGGAATGTTGACGGTCACCCCGCCGTTGCCGCCTTGCGGTATCGAAAGCGGCGATCCGGTCACGGTCAACTCATAGGATGGAACAGGTGCTGCTGTGACCGTGAGGGAAAACGACCCAACCGCATCGGTGACGCCGCTGCCTCGGGCTCGGAGCGTCAGGTTCGTCAGGCCAGGCGCGGCCGCCATCGACGCGGTGAAGGTGACCGTGATCGTTGTGGCGGCACCGGCAGTCGACTCGTTTGACTGGGTCGCCGTTACCCCGGCAGGAAGTCCTTCCACGGCCAGGGTTACCGCGCCGGTGAAGCTGCCCGCCCTGGTGATGAGCACCGTGATCGGAAAGCTTGCCCCCTGCTGAATCGTTGTGTTCCCCACATTGACCGCCATCGAGATGACTCCCGGCGACGGCGGTGGAGGAGGTGGCGGTGGAGAGGACGGCGGCGTGGCCCCTCCGCAGCCGACGGCGACCGCGAGGAACCCCAGGGAGATCAGCTTCTGCATAACGCCTCCGGCCATTCCGCCGACAATGGTGACCCCGACTCGAGTTCGGGCACCTACCATTGCGTCGCGAGGTCGGAAAAGCAGTCACAGCCCGCCTCTGGGCTTCGAGGCGGAAAGGTCAGCGACGCCAGCCCGCGGCGATGTCGACCCAACCCGATGCCTGGCTCAGGCGCTCGAGGTCGGCCAGCGTCAGACCGATGGCCGAGTTGGGGCTACCGGCGGCAGGATAGACGACATCGAAGCGGCGGAGCGACTCGTCGAGGAACACCCGGGTGCCTGGCGGATTGGCAAAGGGGCAGACGCCTCCAACGGGGTGGCCGGTCAGCGGCTCGACCTGCTCGGGGGACAACATGCGCGGCTTGGCCCCAAAGCGGCGCTTGAATGAGCCGTTATGCAGCTTGGCATCGCCGGCGGTGACGATCAGCAGGGCTTTGGCGGGATCATCCGGGTCGCTCACGGCCAGCGTCTTGGCGATTCGTTCGGGTTCCGTGCCGACCTCGGC
This window encodes:
- a CDS encoding YbaK/EbsC family protein, whose protein sequence is MTVDDVREYLRPFGRADDILEFSASSATVALAAAEVGTEPERIAKTLAVSDPDDPAKALLIVTAGDAKLHNGSFKRRFGAKPRMLSPEQVEPLTGHPVGGVCPFANPPGTRVFLDESLRRFDVVYPAAGSPNSAIGLTLADLERLSQASGWVDIAAGWRR